Proteins from a genomic interval of Danio rerio strain Tuebingen ecotype United States chromosome 4, GRCz12tu, whole genome shotgun sequence:
- the si:dkey-151g22.1 gene encoding uncharacterized protein isoform X2 produces the protein MDRPPPNLREKTPSSARSVEYELSDSGDETHRRHKSFTDNLQWIFQNLESKMIRFLKNQLKIFRKILQHKNRQEFVKEFNENRSRITEAALDLTLFFLREMKQDQAADTLQDELFFINQLKCSLKKKYQSVFEGIAQQGDSTLLNNIYTDLYITQGANEQVNTEHEIRQIEAASRRHQSLEIQVKCKHLFEAAEQHEQIRTVLTKGVAGIGKSVSVQKFVLDWAEGKENQDISFIFPLPFREMNLKEKERQSLKDLITQFFPETEGLNLTRSTRFKVLFILDGLDECRLPLNFAGNETCRDVSSAVSLDVLLTNLIKGNLLPSALIWITSRPAAASKIPADCIDRLTEIRGFNDAQKEEYFRKRLTDQNQAREIIDHIKQSKSLFIMCHIPVFCWISATVLQNILKLKHRAHAETLQESPKTLTQMYTHFLRFQIQQSRRKYDGENTADVSWDPNLILSLGKLAFQQLERNNVIFYESDLKDCGIDVYKASVYSGMCTQIFKEETGILLGTMYCFLHLSIQEFIAALYQHLNLDSDKKHGLFLQISKNKGVTDFLKTAVDKALESKNGHLDLYLRFLLGLSLQSNRQLLRGLLTQQDDRDQSKEEIIAYIKQKLEGNLSPERSINLFYCLNELNDQTLLKEIQSHLSSGSLSSACLSPAQWSALVFVLLTSEEELEEFELQKFQRSDECLIRLSAVIKSSKRALLQGCNLTVQCCESLSSALQSSNCVLRELDLSNNDLQDSGVKLLSDGLKSQHCKLETLRLSGCMVTEEGCGFLSSALTSNPSHLRELDLSYNHPGDSGVKLLSEQLEDPNYTLDKLNLDHGGHTRITAGPHKYVCFLTLDPNTAHTRLILSEENREVKCVWENQPYPDYPDRFDYWPQVLCRESVCGRCYWEIDWSGDVSISVSYKSIRRKGEGVECVFGYNAQSWSLRCDSSRFIFRHNDTHTDLPVVPLSRRIGVFVDHSAGTLIFYNIYRDTMSLIHSVQTTFTEPLCPGFTVYYGSSVKLS, from the exons ATGGATCGTCCTCCACCAAACCTCAgagagaaaacaccatcatctgcccGAAG TGTTGAATATGAGTTATCAGATTCAGGAGACGAGACTCACAGGAGACACAAGAGTTTCACAGACAATCTCCAGTGGATCTTCCAG AATCTTGAGAGCAAAATGatcagatttctgaagaatcaactAAAAATCTTTAGGAAAATCTTACAACACAAAAACAGACAAGAGTTTGTGAAGGAGTTTAATGAGAACAGAAGCAGAAtcacagaagcagctcttgatctcacactcttcttcctgagagagatgaagcaagATCAAGCTGCTGATACTCTCCAGG atgagctgttcttcattaatcagcttaaatgtagcctgaagaagaaatatcaaagtgtgtttgaaggaattgctcagcaaggagactccacacttctgaataacatctacacagatctctatatcactcagggtgcgaatgaacaggtcaacactgaacatgagatcagacagattgaagctgcttccagacgtcatcagtcactagagatacaggttaaatgcaaacatttgtttgaagcagctgaacaacacgagcagatcagaactgtcctgacaaaaggagttgctggcatcgggaaatcagtctctgtgcaaaagtttgttctggattgggctgaagggaaagaaaatcaagacatcagcttcatatttccccttccattcagagagatgaacttaaaggagaaagaaagacaaagtttaaaagacctcataactcagtttttcccagagactgaaggactgaaccttacaagaagcacacgattcaaagtcctgttcatccttgatggattggatgagtgtcgtcttcctctgaactttgctggtaatgagacgtgtcgtgatgtatcttcagcagtctctctggatgttctcctgacgaacctcatcaagggaaatctgcttccttctgctctcatctggatcaccagcagaccagcagctgccagtaagattcctgctgactgtatcgaccggctgacagaAATACGGggattcaatgatgcccaaaaggaggagtacttcagaaagagactcacagatcagaatcaggccagagaaatcattgatcacattaaacagtcaaagagtctctttattatgtgccacatcccagtcttctgctggatttcagccactgttctccagaacatactgaaactgaaacacagggctcatgctgaaacactgcaggaatctcccaagactctgacacagatgtacacacactttctccgctttcagatccagcagagcagaagaaagtatgatggagaaaacacagcagatgtctcctgggatccaaacctcatcctttcactggggaaactggcattccagcagctggaaagaaacaatgtgatcttctatgagagcgatctgaaagactgtggcattgacgtctataaggcatcggtgtactcaggcatgtgtacccagatctttaaggaggagaCAGGAATCCttcttggtaccatgtactgctttcttcacttgagcattcaggagttcattgcagccctttatcaacatCTCAATCTAGACAGCGACAAGAAGCATGGATTGTTTTTACAGATAAGCAAAAATAAAGGCGTGACCGATTTCCTAAAGACTGCAGTggacaaggctctggaaagtaagaatggacatctggacctttaccttcgcttccttctcggtctgtcactccagtccaatcgacaactcttacgaggcctgttgacacagcaggatgacagagaccagagcaaagaggaaataattgcctacatcaagcagaaacttgaagggaatctgtccccagagagatccatcaatctgttctactgtctgaatgaactgaacgaccaaactctgctgaaagagattcagtctcacctcagtagtggaagtctgtcatctgcttgcctttcacctgcccagtggtctgctctggtctttgtgttgttgacctcagaggaggagctggaggagtttgagcttcagaaattccagagatcagacgagtgtctcatcagactatcagcagtcatcaaaTCCTCCAAAAGAGCTCT GTTACAgggctgtaatctcactgttcagtgctgtgagagtttgtcttcagctctacaatcctcaaactgtgtgctgagagagctggacctgagtaacaatgacctgcaggattcaggagtgaagcttctctctgatggtctgaagagtcaacactgtaaactggagacactgag attgtctggctgtatggtgacagaggaaggctgtggttttctgtcttcagctctgacttcaaacccctcacacctgagagagctggatctgagctacaatcatccaggagattcaggagtcaagctgctctctgaacaactggaggatccaaactacacactggacaaactcaa tctggatcatggaggacacacgaggattacagcaggaccgcACAAAT atgtctgtttcctcacactggatccaaacacagcacacactcgtctcattctgtctgaggagaacagagaggtgaagtgtgtgtgggagaatcagccgtatcctgattatccagacagatttgattattggcctcaggtgttgtgcagagagagtgtgtgtggacgctgttactgggagattgactggagtggagatgtgtctatatcagtgtcatataagagcatcaggaggaagggagaaggtgttgagtgtgtgtttggatataatgctcagtcctggagtttgcgcTGTGATTCCTCCAGATTCATATTCAgacacaatgacacacacactgatctcccagttgttccgctcagcaggagaataggagtgtttgtggatcacagtgcaggaactctgatcttctacaacatctacagagacacaatgagcctcatccactcagtccagaccacattcactgagccgctctgccctgggtttACTGTTTAttatggatcatcagtgaaactgagctga
- the si:dkey-151g22.1 gene encoding uncharacterized protein isoform X1 codes for MAEERVKDSLSEKHRMRSVSLLSQMLERSKQRQKINTDSLLSEKKASSAKRCFSCSMAEERVKDSLSEKHSVRLGSCVSSFVSLKSNGLMDRPPPNLSEETPSPAQSVRSGSCVSGSVSLKSNRSMDRPPPNLREKTPSSARSVEYELSDSGDETHRRHKSFTDNLQWIFQNLESKMIRFLKNQLKIFRKILQHKNRQEFVKEFNENRSRITEAALDLTLFFLREMKQDQAADTLQDELFFINQLKCSLKKKYQSVFEGIAQQGDSTLLNNIYTDLYITQGANEQVNTEHEIRQIEAASRRHQSLEIQVKCKHLFEAAEQHEQIRTVLTKGVAGIGKSVSVQKFVLDWAEGKENQDISFIFPLPFREMNLKEKERQSLKDLITQFFPETEGLNLTRSTRFKVLFILDGLDECRLPLNFAGNETCRDVSSAVSLDVLLTNLIKGNLLPSALIWITSRPAAASKIPADCIDRLTEIRGFNDAQKEEYFRKRLTDQNQAREIIDHIKQSKSLFIMCHIPVFCWISATVLQNILKLKHRAHAETLQESPKTLTQMYTHFLRFQIQQSRRKYDGENTADVSWDPNLILSLGKLAFQQLERNNVIFYESDLKDCGIDVYKASVYSGMCTQIFKEETGILLGTMYCFLHLSIQEFIAALYQHLNLDSDKKHGLFLQISKNKGVTDFLKTAVDKALESKNGHLDLYLRFLLGLSLQSNRQLLRGLLTQQDDRDQSKEEIIAYIKQKLEGNLSPERSINLFYCLNELNDQTLLKEIQSHLSSGSLSSACLSPAQWSALVFVLLTSEEELEEFELQKFQRSDECLIRLSAVIKSSKRALLQGCNLTVQCCESLSSALQSSNCVLRELDLSNNDLQDSGVKLLSDGLKSQHCKLETLRLSGCMVTEEGCGFLSSALTSNPSHLRELDLSYNHPGDSGVKLLSEQLEDPNYTLDKLNLDHGGHTRITAGPHKYVCFLTLDPNTAHTRLILSEENREVKCVWENQPYPDYPDRFDYWPQVLCRESVCGRCYWEIDWSGDVSISVSYKSIRRKGEGVECVFGYNAQSWSLRCDSSRFIFRHNDTHTDLPVVPLSRRIGVFVDHSAGTLIFYNIYRDTMSLIHSVQTTFTEPLCPGFTVYYGSSVKLS; via the exons atggcagaggagcgagtaaaggactctctctcagagaaacacag gaTGAGATCAGTATCACTTTTGTCTCAAATGCTTGAGCGCTCAAAACAACGTCAGAAAATCAACACAGATTCTTTGCTCAGTGAGAAAAAAGCATCATCTGCCAAAAG gtgttttagctgcagtatggcagaggagcgagtaaaggactctctctcagagaaacacag tgtgagattaGGATCATGTGTGTCAAGCTTTGTGTCTCTGAAGAGTAACGGGTTAATGGATCGTCCTCCACCAAACCTCAGTGAGGAAACACCATCACCTGCCCAaag tgtaagatcaggatcatgtgtgtctGGCTCTGTGTCTCTCAAGAGTAACAGGTCAATGGATCGTCCTCCACCAAACCTCAgagagaaaacaccatcatctgcccGAAG TGTTGAATATGAGTTATCAGATTCAGGAGACGAGACTCACAGGAGACACAAGAGTTTCACAGACAATCTCCAGTGGATCTTCCAG AATCTTGAGAGCAAAATGatcagatttctgaagaatcaactAAAAATCTTTAGGAAAATCTTACAACACAAAAACAGACAAGAGTTTGTGAAGGAGTTTAATGAGAACAGAAGCAGAAtcacagaagcagctcttgatctcacactcttcttcctgagagagatgaagcaagATCAAGCTGCTGATACTCTCCAGG atgagctgttcttcattaatcagcttaaatgtagcctgaagaagaaatatcaaagtgtgtttgaaggaattgctcagcaaggagactccacacttctgaataacatctacacagatctctatatcactcagggtgcgaatgaacaggtcaacactgaacatgagatcagacagattgaagctgcttccagacgtcatcagtcactagagatacaggttaaatgcaaacatttgtttgaagcagctgaacaacacgagcagatcagaactgtcctgacaaaaggagttgctggcatcgggaaatcagtctctgtgcaaaagtttgttctggattgggctgaagggaaagaaaatcaagacatcagcttcatatttccccttccattcagagagatgaacttaaaggagaaagaaagacaaagtttaaaagacctcataactcagtttttcccagagactgaaggactgaaccttacaagaagcacacgattcaaagtcctgttcatccttgatggattggatgagtgtcgtcttcctctgaactttgctggtaatgagacgtgtcgtgatgtatcttcagcagtctctctggatgttctcctgacgaacctcatcaagggaaatctgcttccttctgctctcatctggatcaccagcagaccagcagctgccagtaagattcctgctgactgtatcgaccggctgacagaAATACGGggattcaatgatgcccaaaaggaggagtacttcagaaagagactcacagatcagaatcaggccagagaaatcattgatcacattaaacagtcaaagagtctctttattatgtgccacatcccagtcttctgctggatttcagccactgttctccagaacatactgaaactgaaacacagggctcatgctgaaacactgcaggaatctcccaagactctgacacagatgtacacacactttctccgctttcagatccagcagagcagaagaaagtatgatggagaaaacacagcagatgtctcctgggatccaaacctcatcctttcactggggaaactggcattccagcagctggaaagaaacaatgtgatcttctatgagagcgatctgaaagactgtggcattgacgtctataaggcatcggtgtactcaggcatgtgtacccagatctttaaggaggagaCAGGAATCCttcttggtaccatgtactgctttcttcacttgagcattcaggagttcattgcagccctttatcaacatCTCAATCTAGACAGCGACAAGAAGCATGGATTGTTTTTACAGATAAGCAAAAATAAAGGCGTGACCGATTTCCTAAAGACTGCAGTggacaaggctctggaaagtaagaatggacatctggacctttaccttcgcttccttctcggtctgtcactccagtccaatcgacaactcttacgaggcctgttgacacagcaggatgacagagaccagagcaaagaggaaataattgcctacatcaagcagaaacttgaagggaatctgtccccagagagatccatcaatctgttctactgtctgaatgaactgaacgaccaaactctgctgaaagagattcagtctcacctcagtagtggaagtctgtcatctgcttgcctttcacctgcccagtggtctgctctggtctttgtgttgttgacctcagaggaggagctggaggagtttgagcttcagaaattccagagatcagacgagtgtctcatcagactatcagcagtcatcaaaTCCTCCAAAAGAGCTCT GTTACAgggctgtaatctcactgttcagtgctgtgagagtttgtcttcagctctacaatcctcaaactgtgtgctgagagagctggacctgagtaacaatgacctgcaggattcaggagtgaagcttctctctgatggtctgaagagtcaacactgtaaactggagacactgag attgtctggctgtatggtgacagaggaaggctgtggttttctgtcttcagctctgacttcaaacccctcacacctgagagagctggatctgagctacaatcatccaggagattcaggagtcaagctgctctctgaacaactggaggatccaaactacacactggacaaactcaa tctggatcatggaggacacacgaggattacagcaggaccgcACAAAT atgtctgtttcctcacactggatccaaacacagcacacactcgtctcattctgtctgaggagaacagagaggtgaagtgtgtgtgggagaatcagccgtatcctgattatccagacagatttgattattggcctcaggtgttgtgcagagagagtgtgtgtggacgctgttactgggagattgactggagtggagatgtgtctatatcagtgtcatataagagcatcaggaggaagggagaaggtgttgagtgtgtgtttggatataatgctcagtcctggagtttgcgcTGTGATTCCTCCAGATTCATATTCAgacacaatgacacacacactgatctcccagttgttccgctcagcaggagaataggagtgtttgtggatcacagtgcaggaactctgatcttctacaacatctacagagacacaatgagcctcatccactcagtccagaccacattcactgagccgctctgccctgggtttACTGTTTAttatggatcatcagtgaaactgagctga
- the si:dkey-151g22.1 gene encoding uncharacterized protein LOC564402 has translation MAEERVKDSLSEKHSVRLGSCVSSFVSLKSNGLMDRPPPNLSEETPSPAQSVRSGSCVSGSVSLKSNRSMDRPPPNLREKTPSSARSVEYELSDSGDETHRRHKSFTDNLQWIFQNLESKMIRFLKNQLKIFRKILQHKNRQEFVKEFNENRSRITEAALDLTLFFLREMKQDQAADTLQDELFFINQLKCSLKKKYQSVFEGIAQQGDSTLLNNIYTDLYITQGANEQVNTEHEIRQIEAASRRHQSLEIQVKCKHLFEAAEQHEQIRTVLTKGVAGIGKSVSVQKFVLDWAEGKENQDISFIFPLPFREMNLKEKERQSLKDLITQFFPETEGLNLTRSTRFKVLFILDGLDECRLPLNFAGNETCRDVSSAVSLDVLLTNLIKGNLLPSALIWITSRPAAASKIPADCIDRLTEIRGFNDAQKEEYFRKRLTDQNQAREIIDHIKQSKSLFIMCHIPVFCWISATVLQNILKLKHRAHAETLQESPKTLTQMYTHFLRFQIQQSRRKYDGENTADVSWDPNLILSLGKLAFQQLERNNVIFYESDLKDCGIDVYKASVYSGMCTQIFKEETGILLGTMYCFLHLSIQEFIAALYQHLNLDSDKKHGLFLQISKNKGVTDFLKTAVDKALESKNGHLDLYLRFLLGLSLQSNRQLLRGLLTQQDDRDQSKEEIIAYIKQKLEGNLSPERSINLFYCLNELNDQTLLKEIQSHLSSGSLSSACLSPAQWSALVFVLLTSEEELEEFELQKFQRSDECLIRLSAVIKSSKRAL, from the exons atggcagaggagcgagtaaaggactctctctcagagaaacacag tgtgagattaGGATCATGTGTGTCAAGCTTTGTGTCTCTGAAGAGTAACGGGTTAATGGATCGTCCTCCACCAAACCTCAGTGAGGAAACACCATCACCTGCCCAaag tgtaagatcaggatcatgtgtgtctGGCTCTGTGTCTCTCAAGAGTAACAGGTCAATGGATCGTCCTCCACCAAACCTCAgagagaaaacaccatcatctgcccGAAG TGTTGAATATGAGTTATCAGATTCAGGAGACGAGACTCACAGGAGACACAAGAGTTTCACAGACAATCTCCAGTGGATCTTCCAG AATCTTGAGAGCAAAATGatcagatttctgaagaatcaactAAAAATCTTTAGGAAAATCTTACAACACAAAAACAGACAAGAGTTTGTGAAGGAGTTTAATGAGAACAGAAGCAGAAtcacagaagcagctcttgatctcacactcttcttcctgagagagatgaagcaagATCAAGCTGCTGATACTCTCCAGG atgagctgttcttcattaatcagcttaaatgtagcctgaagaagaaatatcaaagtgtgtttgaaggaattgctcagcaaggagactccacacttctgaataacatctacacagatctctatatcactcagggtgcgaatgaacaggtcaacactgaacatgagatcagacagattgaagctgcttccagacgtcatcagtcactagagatacaggttaaatgcaaacatttgtttgaagcagctgaacaacacgagcagatcagaactgtcctgacaaaaggagttgctggcatcgggaaatcagtctctgtgcaaaagtttgttctggattgggctgaagggaaagaaaatcaagacatcagcttcatatttccccttccattcagagagatgaacttaaaggagaaagaaagacaaagtttaaaagacctcataactcagtttttcccagagactgaaggactgaaccttacaagaagcacacgattcaaagtcctgttcatccttgatggattggatgagtgtcgtcttcctctgaactttgctggtaatgagacgtgtcgtgatgtatcttcagcagtctctctggatgttctcctgacgaacctcatcaagggaaatctgcttccttctgctctcatctggatcaccagcagaccagcagctgccagtaagattcctgctgactgtatcgaccggctgacagaAATACGGggattcaatgatgcccaaaaggaggagtacttcagaaagagactcacagatcagaatcaggccagagaaatcattgatcacattaaacagtcaaagagtctctttattatgtgccacatcccagtcttctgctggatttcagccactgttctccagaacatactgaaactgaaacacagggctcatgctgaaacactgcaggaatctcccaagactctgacacagatgtacacacactttctccgctttcagatccagcagagcagaagaaagtatgatggagaaaacacagcagatgtctcctgggatccaaacctcatcctttcactggggaaactggcattccagcagctggaaagaaacaatgtgatcttctatgagagcgatctgaaagactgtggcattgacgtctataaggcatcggtgtactcaggcatgtgtacccagatctttaaggaggagaCAGGAATCCttcttggtaccatgtactgctttcttcacttgagcattcaggagttcattgcagccctttatcaacatCTCAATCTAGACAGCGACAAGAAGCATGGATTGTTTTTACAGATAAGCAAAAATAAAGGCGTGACCGATTTCCTAAAGACTGCAGTggacaaggctctggaaagtaagaatggacatctggacctttaccttcgcttccttctcggtctgtcactccagtccaatcgacaactcttacgaggcctgttgacacagcaggatgacagagaccagagcaaagaggaaataattgcctacatcaagcagaaacttgaagggaatctgtccccagagagatccatcaatctgttctactgtctgaatgaactgaacgaccaaactctgctgaaagagattcagtctcacctcagtagtggaagtctgtcatctgcttgcctttcacctgcccagtggtctgctctggtctttgtgttgttgacctcagaggaggagctggaggagtttgagcttcagaaattccagagatcagacgagtgtctcatcagactatcagcagtcatcaaaTCCTCCAAAAGAGCTCTGTAA